One genomic window of Camelina sativa cultivar DH55 chromosome 5, Cs, whole genome shotgun sequence includes the following:
- the LOC104786558 gene encoding pentatricopeptide repeat-containing protein At2g30780-like: MTSNFVKLSTEFIGKLSRVTSLPAQRTDLVQKVSVLKDELLTIGNSKEKFQNLLDQNGQWLFRSYRDVAGIIELMDQLFPRHYLALQVLDWRRSQKDYCIPLTSEEYAKGIKIAGRARDVNLAVYLFDEAAKKRIQTASVYNALMSVYMWNGFADECQSLFKDFTRQTHCAPTIVTYNILISVYGRLLMVKNMEAAFEELHKLKLSPVSFTYNFLIAGYVTAWNWGKMEATFQEMQGGPVEPDSDTYQLMLRGYANSGNLKKMEEMYEVIKDNVGVNNSPLVRAMICAYCKTSVEGRVQKVEKLLSLLSGEEYLPWLNVLLIRLYAQEDILEAMENKINEAFERKTCVNKSDVMRAITAAYFRCNEVDNLANFVKRAESAGWKLCRSLYHCKIILYGSQKRFEEMEGVVNEMAQTNYGLVTKTFAIMHKAYKAHGMESDAEKVKGKMLKRGL, from the exons ATGACATCTAATTTTGTGAAACTCAGCACTGAATTTATCGGCAAACTCTCCCGTGTAACTAGCTTACCAGCTCAACGTACTGATTTGGTTCAAAAggtttcggttttgaaagaCGAGCTTTTAACGATTGGTAACAGTAAGGAGAAGTTCCAGAACCTTTTGGATCAGAACGGCCAGTGGTTGTTTAGAAGCTATCGTGATGTTGCTGGAATCATTGAGCTTATGGATCAGCTCTTTCCTCGTCATTACTTGGCTCTTCAG gttttagattGGAGGAGAAGTCAAAAGGATTATTGTATCCCTTTGACATCGGAGGAGTATGCGAAAGGAATCAAGATTGCTGGTAGAGCTAGGGATGTAAACCTTGCAGTCTATCTTTTCGATGAGGCTGCTAAGAAACGGATTCAAACAGCTTCAGTTTACAATGCTTTGATGAGTGTGTACATGTGGAACGGTTTTGCTGATGAGTGTCAGTCACTGTTTAAAGATTTCACTAGGCAAACGCATTGTGCTCCGACCATTGTGAcctataatattctaatatcTGTTTATGGTCGGCTTCTGATGGTGAAGAATATGGAAGCTGCTTTCGAAGAATTACATAAACTGAAGCTTTCTCCGGTTTCGTTTACTTACAACTTTCTAATTGCGGGTTATGTTACTGCCTGGAATTGGGGTAAAATGGAAGCTACTTTCCAAGAAATGCAGGGTGGTCCAGTTGAGCCTGACAGTGACACTTATCAGCTAATGCTTCGTGGGTATGCAAATTCTGGGAATTTGAAAAAGATGGAAGAAATGTATGAAGTGATTAAAGATAACGTTGGTGTAAACAATAGTCCTTTGGTCAGAGCCATGATCTGTGCATATTGTAAAACGTCTGTTGAGGGTAGAGTCCAAAAGGTTGAAAAGTTATTGAGTCTTCTCTCTGGGGAGGAATATCTTCCTTGGTTGAATGTGCTTTTGATTCGACTATATGCTCAAGAAGACATtttggaagcaatggagaataAAATCAACGAGGCATTTGAGCGTAAGACATGTGTTAATAAATCGGATGTCATGCGGGCGATCACTGCAGCTTACTTCAGGTGTAATGAAGTTGACAATCTTGCTAATTTTGTCAAGCGTGCTGAGTCTGCTGGGTGGAAACTATGCAGATCTCTTTACCACTGTAAGATCATATTGTATGGATCCCAAAAACGCTTTGAAGAAATGGAAGGTGTTGTAAATGAGATGGCACAGACTAATTATGGGCTTGTAACTAAAACGTTCGCCATTATGCATAAGGCGTATAAAGCCCATGGAATGGAGTCCGATGCTGAGAAAGTGAAAGGAAAGATGCTGAAACGTGGGCTGTAG